A window of Phycisphaerales bacterium contains these coding sequences:
- the lgt gene encoding prolipoprotein diacylglyceryl transferase, whose protein sequence is MLELAAYLHRLDPFAWRISGDFGIRWYGIAYAAGFVCLYLLATRLARRGRIVLTPEQVGDYVMYAVAGVLLGGRLGWVLFYHPAALWTFTSSAPWWEVLAINRGGMASHGGMLGVIIAMAIFARRNRINPLGLLDVSALLVPLGLFFGRLANFINGELRGEPCDPSFPLAVKFPHEIVEEWGAAEFRAAPGLADYFNIPPLRWQEFLRSVEERVPAALVQFQQYQHDLLTAVRAGNQQVISTVEPMLIARHPSQLYQAFAEGIILGAVLGFIFFVIRPRRYGVVGCWFLITYGILRIITEIWRLPDEGIERILGLSRGQWLSVAMVVVGVGALVWVLRRPLPPDRPADSPHAAA, encoded by the coding sequence TGGTACGGCATCGCCTATGCGGCCGGCTTCGTTTGCCTCTATCTCCTGGCCACGCGCCTGGCCAGGCGGGGGCGAATCGTGCTCACGCCCGAGCAGGTCGGCGACTACGTCATGTACGCCGTGGCCGGCGTGCTCCTCGGCGGCCGGCTCGGCTGGGTGCTCTTCTATCACCCGGCGGCGCTGTGGACCTTCACCTCGTCGGCGCCGTGGTGGGAAGTGCTGGCCATCAATCGCGGCGGCATGGCGAGCCACGGCGGCATGCTCGGCGTGATCATCGCCATGGCCATCTTCGCGCGCCGAAATCGCATCAATCCGCTCGGGCTGCTCGATGTCAGCGCGCTGCTCGTGCCGCTGGGTCTCTTCTTCGGACGCCTGGCCAATTTCATCAACGGCGAGTTGCGCGGCGAGCCCTGCGATCCGTCGTTTCCGCTCGCGGTGAAATTCCCTCACGAGATCGTCGAGGAGTGGGGCGCTGCCGAATTCCGCGCCGCGCCGGGGCTCGCCGACTACTTCAACATCCCCCCGCTGCGATGGCAGGAGTTCCTGCGCTCCGTGGAGGAGCGCGTTCCTGCCGCGCTCGTGCAGTTTCAGCAGTATCAGCACGATCTGCTCACCGCCGTTCGCGCCGGCAACCAGCAGGTCATCTCGACTGTCGAGCCGATGCTCATCGCCCGCCACCCTTCGCAACTCTACCAGGCGTTCGCAGAGGGCATCATCCTGGGCGCGGTGCTTGGTTTCATCTTCTTTGTCATCCGGCCCAGGCGCTACGGCGTGGTCGGCTGCTGGTTTCTGATCACCTACGGCATCCTGCGCATCATCACCGAAATCTGGCGCCTGCCCGACGAAGGTATCGAACGCATCCTCGGCCTGAGCCGGGGCCAGTGGCTGAGCGTGGCGATGGTGGTTGTTGGCGTTGGCGCGCTGGTCTGGGTGCTTCGCCGCCCCCTGCCGCCGGACCGCCCGGCGGATTCGCCGCACGCTGCAGCATGA
- a CDS encoding formylglycine-generating enzyme family protein, with protein sequence MRVASILCCVLVACTTSACRRTASPASAPPAPPPGMVYIPGGKTKIGSSDGLPQEQPVFTADVQPFFLDIHPVTVAQFREFVQATGYRTQAEEFGDSAVFDFDTGEWSLKKGANWRHPFGPDKSAAADDHPVTQVSWNDAMAYCNWAGKRLPTEVEWEHAARNARNGGPQYPWGDELVVDGKYMANAWQGSFPDLNTAADGYMATSPVGAYGASPLGLTDMGGNVWEWTADWFRPYANRDQPFTPGKNSKKATRGGSFLCDPVVCHGYRVSGRSDSTPETGMCHTGFRCARDIP encoded by the coding sequence ATGCGCGTCGCGTCGATTCTCTGCTGCGTTCTGGTTGCGTGCACCACGAGCGCGTGCCGCCGCACGGCGTCTCCTGCATCCGCGCCGCCCGCGCCGCCGCCGGGCATGGTGTACATCCCGGGCGGGAAGACGAAGATCGGCTCGAGTGATGGCCTGCCGCAGGAGCAGCCGGTGTTCACCGCTGACGTCCAGCCGTTCTTTCTGGACATTCATCCGGTCACCGTCGCCCAGTTCCGCGAGTTCGTCCAGGCCACCGGTTACCGCACGCAGGCGGAAGAGTTCGGCGATTCGGCTGTGTTCGACTTCGACACTGGCGAGTGGAGCCTCAAGAAAGGTGCGAACTGGCGGCATCCCTTCGGCCCCGACAAGTCGGCCGCCGCGGATGACCACCCGGTCACACAGGTGTCGTGGAACGATGCGATGGCGTACTGCAACTGGGCCGGCAAGCGGCTGCCGACCGAAGTCGAGTGGGAGCACGCGGCCCGCAACGCGCGCAACGGCGGGCCGCAGTACCCCTGGGGCGATGAACTGGTCGTGGATGGCAAGTACATGGCCAACGCGTGGCAGGGCTCTTTTCCAGATCTCAACACAGCCGCAGACGGCTACATGGCGACGTCGCCCGTCGGCGCATATGGCGCCTCCCCACTGGGCCTGACGGACATGGGCGGCAACGTGTGGGAGTGGACGGCGGACTGGTTCCGGCCCTATGCGAATCGCGATCAGCCCTTCACGCCCGGCAAGAACAGCAAGAAGGCCACGCGCGGCGGGTCGTTCCTCTGCGACCCGGTGGTGTGCCACGGCTATCGCGTCTCGGGCCGCTCGGACTCGACGCCCGAGACCGGCATGTGCCACACCGGCTTTCGCTGCGCCCGGGATATTCCCTGA
- the glpX gene encoding class II fructose-bisphosphatase, with protein sequence MPKKAVPDPERQIDLDLVRATENAAMAAWKWFGKGDKNIADGAASDAMRGMFQLIHCKALVRIGEGRKDDAPGIFTDEKLGTWVEGSIPLAVAVDPIDGTTLTAKGLPGAVSVLAVAACEDPHDDPSALFPVIPSYYMEKIAFGPKVAEGPGKIRMDAPIDENLDIIAFKLKKRVRDLVAVLLDRPRHQHMIDAIRKAGCGIRLISDGDVAAAIAPSLPNSGVDLYIGIGGSPEAVIASAAIKCLGGEHLSRMWPRDDAERQALVKEHGCTEADFSKIWTVNEMAKGDHIIFVATGISDSPMLRGIRYDQQHCITESVLMRSRFRTVRRIEAFHNIDSKTIRLASTGEEMRL encoded by the coding sequence ATGCCCAAGAAAGCAGTCCCCGATCCAGAGCGCCAGATCGATCTCGACCTTGTACGCGCCACCGAGAATGCCGCGATGGCAGCGTGGAAGTGGTTCGGCAAGGGCGACAAGAACATCGCCGACGGCGCCGCCTCCGACGCGATGCGCGGCATGTTCCAGCTCATCCACTGCAAAGCGCTCGTGCGCATCGGCGAGGGCCGCAAGGATGATGCGCCGGGAATCTTCACCGACGAAAAACTCGGCACGTGGGTGGAGGGCAGCATCCCCCTTGCCGTCGCGGTTGATCCGATCGACGGCACCACGCTGACGGCCAAGGGACTGCCGGGCGCCGTTTCCGTACTCGCCGTAGCAGCCTGCGAAGATCCGCACGATGACCCGTCGGCACTGTTTCCGGTCATCCCCTCCTACTACATGGAGAAGATTGCATTCGGCCCGAAGGTTGCCGAAGGTCCGGGCAAGATCCGCATGGATGCGCCGATCGATGAGAACCTTGACATCATCGCCTTCAAGTTGAAGAAGCGCGTGCGCGATCTCGTGGCGGTGTTGCTCGACCGGCCGCGGCACCAGCACATGATCGATGCCATCCGCAAAGCAGGCTGCGGCATCCGGCTCATCTCCGACGGCGACGTGGCCGCGGCCATCGCGCCCAGCCTGCCCAACTCCGGGGTGGACCTCTATATCGGCATCGGTGGAAGTCCCGAGGCGGTGATCGCCTCCGCCGCGATCAAGTGCCTCGGTGGCGAGCACCTCTCGCGCATGTGGCCGCGCGACGATGCCGAACGCCAGGCGCTCGTCAAGGAGCACGGGTGCACCGAGGCGGACTTCTCCAAGATCTGGACCGTCAACGAAATGGCCAAGGGCGACCACATCATCTTCGTCGCCACCGGGATCAGCGACTCGCCGATGCTGCGCGGCATCCGCTACGACCAGCAGCACTGCATCACCGAGTCGGTGCTTATGCGCTCGCGCTTCCGGACCGTGCGGCGCATCGAAGCGTTCCACAACATCGACAGCAAGACGATTCGCCTCGCGTCCACCGGCGAAGAAATGCGCCTCTGA
- a CDS encoding PDZ domain-containing protein has product MAKLRHMFIAATLLGASSALACALPGAARADDRARAADVLASLEAYARELDDPDLSTRQAATDRLVGDPTIETDVIIEFVKSRWGSLPPEAVERFLMASRQRYIDNPGAIGIQFGESDIAVIQTVIDGTPAARVLQPGDQFLALNGQLLPERRAQQQPELLKRMAGCRAGDVVKARIRRGMRELDVEFALADPRGLPRFEDFIAQMQREMAQKWDEIREKELPPDARLLIDMNILPAGQASAAPVSLSGGVDDAQLIEAFNRRRVEVSRDIARVMESSSDADSPERRRELESQYLPLIDEFARLNARLRLLEASASGRRRR; this is encoded by the coding sequence GTGGCAAAGTTACGCCACATGTTTATTGCGGCGACACTGCTCGGCGCGTCGAGCGCGCTGGCTTGTGCGCTGCCCGGCGCCGCGCGAGCCGACGATCGGGCCCGCGCCGCCGATGTGCTGGCTTCGCTCGAAGCCTACGCGCGCGAACTGGACGACCCCGATCTCAGCACCCGTCAGGCTGCGACCGATCGCCTTGTCGGCGATCCGACTATCGAGACGGATGTCATCATCGAATTCGTGAAGTCGCGTTGGGGATCCTTGCCACCCGAGGCCGTCGAACGTTTTCTCATGGCGTCGCGGCAACGCTACATTGACAATCCCGGCGCGATCGGCATTCAGTTTGGCGAGTCGGACATAGCCGTGATACAGACCGTGATCGACGGCACGCCTGCGGCGCGCGTCCTTCAGCCCGGCGATCAGTTTCTTGCGCTCAACGGACAGTTGCTGCCGGAACGGCGGGCGCAGCAGCAGCCCGAACTGCTCAAGCGGATGGCCGGGTGCCGGGCCGGCGACGTCGTCAAGGCGCGCATCCGCCGCGGCATGCGCGAACTGGACGTCGAGTTCGCGCTGGCCGATCCGCGCGGCCTGCCCCGTTTCGAGGACTTCATCGCGCAGATGCAGCGCGAAATGGCCCAGAAGTGGGATGAAATTCGCGAGAAGGAGCTCCCGCCCGACGCACGACTGCTCATCGACATGAACATCCTGCCGGCCGGGCAAGCCTCGGCTGCGCCCGTCTCGCTGAGCGGCGGCGTGGATGACGCCCAGTTGATCGAGGCATTCAACCGCCGGCGCGTGGAAGTCTCGCGCGACATTGCCCGAGTGATGGAAAGCAGTTCAGACGCCGACTCACCCGAGCGCCGGCGCGAACTGGAATCCCAGTACCTGCCGCTGATCGACGAATTCGCCCGGCTCAACGCGCGGCTGCGGCTGCTGGAGGCCTCGGCTTCCGGCCGGCGCCGGCGCTGA
- the secG gene encoding preprotein translocase subunit SecG: MAVLSVILSLLFIIVAVALILVILVQRPQGGGLAGAFGGVGGASSQSAFGAKTGDMLTFATVAMFVLFLLTSMGMVWLNQAQFGASTPAPPDPPSNLAVTIISPTEARLTWKDNSKNETGFFIERSEDGLTGWTEIGNVDAEAITFTDQNLEPESTYFYRVSARNTEGPSTATEAINITLPAAEAQPAEGEDGTSEEAPPTGAEPGGNPAGQPAEDDGN; encoded by the coding sequence ATGGCTGTGCTTTCCGTTATTCTGTCACTGCTGTTCATCATCGTCGCCGTGGCGCTGATTCTGGTCATTCTCGTCCAGCGGCCGCAGGGCGGCGGGCTCGCGGGGGCGTTTGGTGGCGTGGGCGGCGCCAGTAGCCAGTCGGCCTTCGGCGCCAAGACTGGCGACATGCTCACGTTCGCGACCGTCGCGATGTTTGTGCTCTTCCTTCTGACCTCCATGGGCATGGTCTGGCTGAACCAGGCTCAGTTTGGCGCGTCCACTCCGGCCCCGCCCGACCCGCCGAGCAATCTGGCCGTCACCATCATCTCGCCGACCGAGGCTCGCCTCACCTGGAAGGACAACTCCAAGAACGAGACCGGGTTCTTCATCGAGCGGTCGGAGGACGGTCTGACCGGCTGGACCGAAATCGGCAATGTGGATGCGGAAGCGATCACGTTCACCGACCAGAACCTCGAGCCGGAATCGACCTACTTCTACCGCGTCTCGGCTCGCAACACCGAAGGTCCATCGACGGCTACGGAGGCGATCAACATCACCCTCCCGGCGGCGGAGGCGCAGCCTGCGGAAGGTGAAGACGGAACCAGCGAAGAAGCACCACCCACTGGAGCCGAGCCCGGCGGCAATCCCGCCGGCCAACCGGCCGAGGATGACGGCAACTGA
- a CDS encoding Dabb family protein yields the protein MDRPRCVSPLLGLSLSPFVLPAVVAIFLVLAGGCRSICCPSEAQLSPNPPRPARINHLAFFKLKNAEEALELIADCDEQLAVIPGVVSYYCGTHLDVGRSNVDGDYDVGFYVGFEDEEAYRTYVNHPSHVALVEKWKPRWEWIRVHDVLDESP from the coding sequence ATGGACCGACCTCGTTGCGTTTCGCCGTTGCTCGGACTCTCCCTGAGTCCTTTCGTTCTGCCGGCCGTTGTGGCGATCTTCCTCGTGCTCGCGGGCGGCTGCCGCTCGATCTGCTGCCCCTCCGAAGCGCAGCTGAGCCCGAATCCGCCCCGCCCGGCCCGCATCAACCATCTCGCGTTCTTTAAACTGAAGAATGCCGAGGAGGCGCTGGAACTGATTGCTGATTGCGATGAGCAACTCGCCGTGATTCCAGGCGTGGTGTCGTACTACTGCGGCACGCACCTGGACGTCGGCCGCTCCAACGTGGATGGCGACTACGACGTGGGCTTCTACGTCGGCTTCGAGGACGAGGAGGCCTACCGCACCTACGTCAATCACCCGAGCCACGTGGCGCTGGTCGAGAAATGGAAGCCGCGCTGGGAGTGGATTCGGGTCCACGACGTGCTGGATGAGTCTCCCTGA
- a CDS encoding YicC family protein — MTGFGEAATEVQSVHYAVELRSINNKFYKAAIRLPEELEGMEAEIDSRLRRRLVRGSITLKVRISDPTARAAYRINTEALQSYIEYLGRLPHEVGHPVPIDVAALIQLPGVLQPPDDFESRVDTARPIIHDLIERACDRLIEMRDREGAMLHQDLHRHHGAIVERLEGIARRTPLVVEEYHQRLRQRIESMLKDASVHVNETDLVREVAIYAERSDIAEEITRLNAHLSQFRDLIDSKDCEPIGRTLDFLAQELLREANTIASKSNDSQISRDIVEVKGAIDRIKEQVQNVE; from the coding sequence ATGACCGGTTTCGGCGAAGCGGCAACGGAAGTGCAGTCCGTCCACTACGCCGTCGAATTGCGCTCGATCAACAACAAGTTCTACAAGGCGGCCATTCGACTGCCGGAAGAACTCGAGGGGATGGAGGCGGAGATCGATAGCCGGCTGCGCCGCCGGCTCGTGCGCGGGTCGATCACGCTGAAAGTGCGGATTTCGGACCCGACCGCCCGCGCCGCCTACCGAATCAATACCGAAGCGCTGCAGTCCTACATCGAATACCTCGGCCGACTGCCTCACGAAGTCGGCCATCCCGTGCCCATCGACGTGGCGGCGCTCATCCAGTTGCCCGGAGTGCTCCAGCCGCCCGACGATTTCGAATCGCGCGTCGACACCGCCCGGCCGATCATCCACGACCTGATCGAGCGGGCGTGCGACCGACTCATCGAAATGCGCGACCGCGAAGGCGCCATGCTTCATCAGGACCTCCACCGGCACCACGGCGCCATCGTGGAGCGTCTCGAGGGCATTGCCCGCCGCACGCCCCTGGTGGTCGAGGAATACCACCAGCGCCTGCGGCAGCGGATCGAATCGATGCTCAAGGACGCGTCGGTGCACGTGAACGAGACCGATCTCGTGCGAGAAGTGGCGATCTACGCCGAACGCAGCGACATCGCCGAAGAGATTACCCGGCTCAACGCGCACCTGAGCCAGTTTCGCGACCTCATTGACTCGAAAGACTGCGAGCCCATCGGCCGCACGCTCGATTTCCTTGCACAGGAACTGCTCCGCGAAGCGAACACGATCGCCAGTAAGTCCAACGATTCGCAGATCAGCCGCGATATCGTGGAGGTAAAAGGAGCGATCGATCGCATCAAGGAGCAGGTACAGAACGTAGAGTAG
- a CDS encoding triose-phosphate isomerase: MWEIGLESGAVKPRAADCGDLLDSDLPDRLRLRPGRAKIAVLIPFAQKAAGDCNTLAAEEVIVPRKPIVGGNWKMNTNRGSAASLASAVASAHQADAGVEVVIFPPFPYLLEVGRAINGSAVVLGAQDVCWETDGAFTGEVSAAMLRDCGCRWVLTGHSERRHVIGEDDALVNRKTRAALAAGLSVILCIGETRQQREAGETDEINARQLTAGLDGVSASQSGRIVIAYEPVWAIGTGLTATPDDAQTAHAAVRATLGEIFDPSTAAAMRIQYGGSMKPGNAAGLMKMPDVDGGLIGGASLNAGDFSAIVQAAVRA, encoded by the coding sequence ATGTGGGAAATCGGCCTTGAGTCTGGCGCGGTTAAGCCCCGGGCGGCGGATTGCGGAGATTTGCTCGATTCAGACCTCCCCGACCGGCTGCGGCTTCGGCCAGGTCGGGCTAAGATCGCCGTTCTTATCCCCTTCGCACAGAAGGCGGCGGGCGATTGCAACACGCTCGCCGCCGAGGAGGTCATCGTGCCGCGCAAGCCGATCGTTGGCGGGAACTGGAAGATGAACACCAACCGCGGCTCGGCGGCGTCGCTCGCCTCGGCCGTGGCGTCGGCTCATCAGGCCGATGCGGGGGTCGAAGTCGTCATCTTCCCGCCTTTCCCCTACCTGCTCGAAGTCGGCCGAGCGATCAACGGTTCCGCGGTCGTGCTTGGCGCCCAGGACGTCTGCTGGGAAACCGACGGCGCGTTTACCGGGGAGGTCAGCGCCGCGATGCTGCGCGACTGCGGCTGCCGTTGGGTGCTCACCGGCCACAGCGAGCGGCGGCACGTCATCGGCGAAGATGATGCACTCGTCAACCGCAAGACCAGGGCGGCTCTGGCGGCCGGGCTCAGCGTCATTCTCTGCATAGGTGAGACCCGCCAGCAGCGCGAAGCGGGCGAGACAGATGAGATCAACGCCCGACAACTCACTGCCGGCCTGGACGGCGTCTCAGCCTCGCAATCGGGGCGCATCGTGATCGCCTACGAGCCGGTCTGGGCGATCGGGACGGGCCTGACCGCCACGCCCGACGACGCCCAGACGGCGCACGCGGCCGTTCGCGCGACGTTGGGAGAGATCTTCGATCCGAGCACCGCTGCGGCGATGCGGATCCAGTACGGCGGGTCGATGAAGCCGGGGAATGCGGCCGGGCTGATGAAAATGCCGGATGTCGATGGCGGATTAATCGGTGGCGCCTCGCTCAACGCGGGGGATTTCAGCGCTATTGTTCAGGCTGCCGTTCGGGCCTGA
- a CDS encoding DUF1015 family protein, with translation MYARSPAGGCADLSSRLAPPYDVVTSALRTQLLKADALNSCAIDLPQLPIDRVGPREGYARARSLLESWLGRGALAPCDRPVYGLLRQTFRDRGSIARRHAIFADVPLVPLGRSAGLYAHEETDSGPRGDRLALLQALRVQTSPIFGIYSDDEGAVEEQIRHRLIRDEPRAVGVSPDGTLSELWLVEREAEVNRLTAAFGSRDVIIADGHHRYASQVAYLESLGGAAPRAARACMMALVAHQDAGMAIRPLHHVYGGMENFSLEKLLKELGDLFRIEETAGTEADLECHVFRAWFERSIPMGLVDFESGRCFVISTREVDPLAQNAPEAPEAWRRAAPVVCRRLVVDRVLRDWCNAGRDPLQRAVAEIPEMRRADGRLDRPQVGIVMLPLRLEDVLAIAAGGFLLPADSTFFWPKMPTGLLFKSLE, from the coding sequence ATGTACGCTCGAAGCCCGGCGGGTGGGTGCGCCGACCTCTCCAGCCGGCTGGCGCCGCCCTACGACGTCGTTACCTCGGCGCTCCGCACTCAACTGCTCAAGGCTGATGCGCTCAACAGTTGCGCCATCGATCTGCCGCAGTTGCCGATCGATCGAGTCGGCCCGCGCGAGGGCTATGCGCGCGCCCGCTCACTGTTGGAGTCGTGGCTGGGCCGGGGAGCCTTGGCGCCGTGCGACCGCCCGGTCTATGGCCTGCTGCGCCAGACGTTCCGCGATCGCGGTTCGATCGCGCGGCGGCACGCGATCTTCGCCGACGTGCCTCTGGTCCCGCTGGGACGGTCCGCCGGGCTCTACGCCCACGAGGAGACCGATTCGGGGCCGCGCGGCGACCGGCTGGCGCTGCTGCAGGCGCTGCGGGTACAGACGTCGCCGATTTTTGGCATCTACAGCGACGACGAGGGCGCTGTCGAAGAGCAGATCCGGCATCGCCTCATCCGCGATGAGCCTCGCGCCGTGGGCGTTTCGCCCGACGGTACGCTGTCTGAGCTGTGGCTTGTCGAGCGCGAGGCTGAGGTGAACCGCCTTACCGCCGCGTTCGGCTCGCGCGATGTCATCATCGCCGACGGGCACCACCGCTACGCCTCGCAGGTCGCCTACCTCGAGTCGCTCGGTGGGGCAGCGCCGCGGGCCGCGCGCGCCTGCATGATGGCGCTGGTCGCGCATCAGGATGCAGGCATGGCGATCCGACCGCTGCACCACGTGTACGGCGGCATGGAGAATTTCAGCCTCGAGAAGCTGCTGAAAGAGCTCGGCGATCTGTTCCGCATTGAAGAGACGGCCGGGACGGAAGCCGATCTGGAGTGCCATGTGTTCCGGGCCTGGTTTGAGCGCTCCATTCCCATGGGACTGGTCGATTTCGAATCCGGCCGGTGCTTTGTCATCAGCACCCGCGAGGTCGATCCGCTCGCTCAAAATGCGCCCGAGGCCCCCGAAGCATGGCGGCGGGCGGCGCCGGTGGTCTGCCGCCGCCTCGTCGTCGATCGTGTGTTGCGCGATTGGTGCAATGCTGGGCGCGATCCGCTTCAGCGCGCGGTGGCTGAGATTCCCGAAATGCGCCGGGCGGATGGACGACTCGATCGGCCGCAGGTCGGCATCGTCATGCTGCCGCTGCGTCTCGAAGATGTGCTCGCCATTGCCGCCGGCGGATTCCTGCTGCCGGCGGATTCGACTTTCTTCTGGCCCAAGATGCCGACCGGCCTGCTGTTCAAGTCACTGGAGTAA
- a CDS encoding phosphotransferase, protein MAEGTNQDVRNDAALAIACSQYDVGPIQTIVEAIVGSRRSRKWVIRAKRGDFVLKERSEQLATVEQVAFAHEVQLRLEEAGFPVAAIIGTREGNRSLYQGNERIYELTRLIRGSSFDRGAEQAREAGRTLAWFHSALTGMDVPALMSSKSFHRRADIATIAEHIPRAIRIVTNDEASRKAAGEIVKTLLATYEQLVRKTDVMGFAQWPRFVVHGDWHPGNLLFAEDGNVAGVFDFDTVRLEPRIADVANGALQFSMKITSDDPFSHPDGLNESILISFLSGYDSFEPAFMLSVAEMQALCSLMSEALIAEAFPVIAQTGRFGRWGGLEFLQIVDRKVRWLTTAAEELLARMNQD, encoded by the coding sequence ATGGCAGAAGGCACTAACCAGGACGTCCGCAATGACGCTGCGCTCGCCATCGCGTGCAGCCAGTACGACGTCGGTCCGATCCAGACGATTGTGGAAGCGATCGTCGGCTCGCGCCGATCGCGCAAGTGGGTCATCCGCGCCAAGCGCGGCGACTTCGTGCTCAAGGAGCGCTCCGAGCAACTCGCCACGGTCGAACAGGTCGCGTTCGCCCATGAAGTTCAACTGCGCCTCGAAGAAGCAGGCTTTCCCGTTGCCGCCATCATCGGCACGCGCGAAGGCAACCGTTCACTCTACCAGGGCAATGAGCGGATCTACGAACTGACGCGGCTCATCCGGGGCAGTTCGTTCGATCGAGGCGCCGAGCAAGCCCGCGAGGCCGGCCGGACTCTGGCGTGGTTCCACTCGGCTCTGACGGGTATGGATGTGCCGGCGCTCATGTCCTCCAAGTCATTCCACCGTCGCGCGGACATCGCGACCATTGCCGAGCACATCCCGCGTGCGATCCGAATCGTCACCAACGACGAGGCGTCGCGAAAGGCGGCCGGCGAGATCGTCAAGACGCTGCTGGCGACGTACGAGCAACTCGTCCGCAAGACCGACGTGATGGGCTTTGCGCAGTGGCCCAGGTTCGTCGTGCACGGCGACTGGCATCCGGGCAATCTGCTCTTTGCCGAGGATGGCAACGTCGCGGGAGTATTCGATTTCGACACGGTGCGCCTCGAGCCGCGCATCGCCGACGTCGCCAACGGCGCGCTGCAGTTTTCGATGAAGATCACCTCCGACGACCCGTTCAGCCATCCGGACGGCCTGAACGAATCGATCCTCATCTCGTTTCTGAGCGGCTACGACTCGTTCGAGCCTGCGTTCATGCTGAGCGTTGCTGAAATGCAGGCGCTGTGTTCGCTCATGTCCGAGGCGCTCATCGCCGAAGCGTTTCCGGTCATCGCCCAGACGGGCCGCTTCGGCCGCTGGGGCGGGCTCGAATTCCTTCAGATCGTGGACCGCAAGGTGCGGTGGCTGACGACCGCGGCCGAGGAACTGCTGGCGCGGATGAATCAGGATTAG